A window from Fragaria vesca subsp. vesca linkage group LG5, FraVesHawaii_1.0, whole genome shotgun sequence encodes these proteins:
- the LOC101308475 gene encoding protein FAR1-RELATED SEQUENCE 5-like, which produces MRALAAKDPHFICRFTTDLEDRLVDIFWRDEHSFVDYQCYGDVLIFDSTYKTNVYNRPLVLFVGSNNHRGRIIFGASLISDETEETYTWLLRTFLESMNGKMPKAVLTDSDEAMRKAIDTVMPKARHRICIWHIGKNAFTHLKSEEELKAFNRCVRKYQTVEQFERLWQEMIEELDLHDDIWIGNMYEKRDKFCQAFFGDIFMAGMRSTQGCEGMNKEFKRVLGKGKSLVELVTLVSRLLMKLRHNQEKDEFINMNFPGVVTHLVDLEIQASSIFTHDVFKWIVREIKKERFITLKQGAKCHEDGSHVYKVSVYKRPEFDNTVVYHPEKETDSAEDPIMVCSCRMFQYRGVPCRHMFTVMINEHIFELHKSLIIKRWSKDARTMCEIPYPDQSMPREALEVSRYGALTAECNRLCFYASKTDAGYNLLQKEISKLSSIVEGFAKEKEKVQAPATPSNIKGNVVRDPIPVRTKGREKMTRRLRLPDDRLLVVIAKVLDTTVKHVMLGRRKKKLRRAMKMTNETLTLVLQLQHL; this is translated from the coding sequence ATGAGAGCACTGGCAGCAAAAGACCCACACTTCATATGCAGATTCACTACAGATTTGGAAGACAGGTTAGTGGACATTTTTTGGCGAGATGAGCATTCATTTGTTGATTATCAGTGTTATGGGGATGTGCTGATATTCGATAGCACATACAAAACCAATGTTTACAACAGGCCATTGGTTTTGTTTGTTGGGTCGAACAACCATCGAGGTAGAATTATTTTCGGTGCTTCCCTTATTTCGGATGAGACTGAGGAGACATACACTTGGTTGCTTCGTACATTTTTGGAGTCGATGAACGGGAAGATGCCAAAGGCGGTACTCACAGACAGTGACGAGGCCATGCGTAAGGCAATTGACACTGTGATGCCTAAAGCAAGGCACCGTATATGTATTTGGCACATAGGTAAAAATGCCTTTACCCACTTAAAGTCTGAGGAAGAGTTGAAGGCTTTTAACAGATGCGTGAGGAAGTATCAAACAGTTGAGCAATTTGAAAGGTTGTGGCAGGAAATGATTGAGGAACTTGATCTCCATGACGATATTTGGATTGGGAATATGTATGAAAAGAGAGACAAGTTTTGTCAAGCATTCTTCGGTGACATATTTATGGCCGGAATGAGAAGCACACAAGGGTGTGAGGGCATGAATAAAGAATTCAAGAGGGTGCTTGGTAAAGGGAAATCCCTTGTGGAGCTTGTTACGTTGGTGTCTAGATTACTTATGAAACTAAGACACAATCAGGAAAAGGATGAATTCATCAATATGAATTTTCCTGGTGTCGTAACTCACTTGGTAGATTTGGAGATACAAGCCTCTTCTATATTTACACACGATGTGTTTAAGTGGATTGTAAGAGAGATCAAGAAAGAGAGATTTATTACACTAAAGCAAGGAGCAAAATGTCATGAAGATGGTAGTCATGTTTACAAGGTATCAGTTTACAAACGGCCTGAATTTGACAACACTGTTGTTTACCACCCTGAGAAAGAGACTGACAGTGCAGAAGACCCGATTATGGTGTGTTCTTGCAGAATGTTTCAGTACAGGGGAGTACCATGTCGTCACATGTTCACGGTGATGATAAACGAACACATTTTTGAGCTTCACAAGTCACTGATCATCAAGAGATGGTCAAAGGACGCAAGAACTATGTGTGAGATCCCTTATCCGGATCAATCTATGCCCAGAGAAGCATTGGAAGTGAGCAGGTATGGTGCTCTAACTGCCGAATGCAATCGATTGTGTTTTTATGCTTCAAAGACAGATGCAGGGTACAACTTGTTGCAGAAGGAGATCAGTAAACTCTCATCAATTGTGGAAGGTTTTGCCAAAGAAAAAGAAAAAGTTCAAGCTCCGGCCACACCCAGCAACATCAAAGGTAATGTTGTGAGAGACCCTATCCCGGTTAGGACCAAAGGCAGAGAAAAAATGACAAGAAGACTGAGGCTCCCAGACGACCGATTACTTGTGGTTATTGCCAAGGTATTGGACACAACAGTCAAACATGTAATGTTAGGAAGGAGAAAGAAAAAGCTAAGAAGAGCAATGAAAATGACGAACGAAACACTGACCCTCGTCCTTCAGTTGCAACACCTGTAA
- the LOC101308188 gene encoding uncharacterized protein LOC101308188, translating into MRLLRDVRKFEPDGDSKFMRFIWVSYFHCSGKSVHTYGYSYSGADQVGSLAYRLVLPPVLSRIHIVFHVSMLRKDIADPSHVLQEQPNCLKKDLTYEEDLTYEEEPVQILDRKEQVLRNKIISLVKVLWRSYQVEEATWELEEQRRQQYPYLFGCHVCKFQG; encoded by the exons ATGAGGTTGTTGCGTGACGTTAGGAAATTTGAGCCCGATGGTGATAGCAAATTTATGCGCTTTATTTGGGTTAGCTATTTCCATTGCTCAGGAAAGAGTGTGCATACCTACGGGTACTCGTACTCTGGAGCAG ATCAAGTTGGCTCTCTTGCGTATCGTTTAGTTTTGCCTCCAGTTTTATCTAGGATACATATTGTGTTTCATGTATCCATGCTTCGCAAGGATATTGCGGATCCTTCTCATGTGTTGCAAGAGCAGCCGAATTGTTTGAAGAAAGATCTGACTTATGAAGAGGATCTGACTTATGAAGAGGAGCCAGTTCAGATTTTGGACCGAAAGGAGCAAGTGTTGAGGAACAAGATAATCTCACTTGTCAAGGTGCTTTGGAGAAGTTATCAAGTAGAGGAAGCTACCTGGGAGTTAGAGGAGCAAAGGAGGCAGCAATATCCCTACCTCTTTGGTTGTCATGTATGTAAATTTCAAGGATGA